One window of Jannaschia sp. CCS1 genomic DNA carries:
- a CDS encoding c-type cytochrome gives MSILKTSLTTGAVALTALALTAGAQAQDRNPAVDARQGHMQIMALNLGILGNMARGNTDYDAEVAQAAADNLVAMGTVNQRFYWPPGTDSESYEGSRALPVLWEDQATLFEIAGRYTPAAEALAASAGQGLDAMRGAVGPVGAVCGDCHEAFQEER, from the coding sequence ATGTCCATCCTGAAAACCTCTCTCACCACCGGGGCCGTGGCCCTCACAGCCCTCGCCCTCACCGCCGGGGCCCAGGCGCAGGATCGCAACCCTGCTGTCGACGCGCGGCAAGGTCACATGCAGATCATGGCGCTCAACCTTGGCATTCTGGGGAATATGGCGCGGGGCAACACGGATTATGATGCCGAGGTCGCACAGGCCGCCGCCGACAACCTTGTGGCGATGGGCACCGTGAACCAGAGGTTCTATTGGCCCCCGGGCACGGACAGTGAAAGCTATGAAGGCAGCCGCGCCCTGCCCGTCCTGTGGGAAGATCAGGCGACGCTTTTTGAGATCGCCGGACGGTATACCCCCGCGGCTGAGGCGCTCGCGGCCTCTGCGGGTCAGGGTCTGGATGCGATGCGCGGCGCAGTGGGCCCCGTTGGTGCGGTCTGCGGCGATTGCCACGAGGCGTTTCAGGAAGAGCGGTAA
- a CDS encoding cytochrome c has protein sequence MPPVIRWIVFLGVVGLGAAWFLSRPDHISEADIVGLSGDAQAGEAVFWAAGCASCHSREDAQAEERLVLAGGQAFPSDFGTFRAPNISSDPTHGIGDWTLAQFLTALQNGVSPDGQQYYPAFPYTAYRLADRQDLADLFAFMQTLPASDTPSLPHDVGFPFNIRRTVGLWNQMFLHDDFAVTFPLSDDAPQGRYLAEALGHCAECHTPRNALGALDRSRWMHGAPNPSGRGTIPALTPDQLGWARQEIAAYLNDGFTPEFDTAGGHMRSVIQNLSHLTEADRLAIASYLLALPPMSGRP, from the coding sequence ATGCCACCCGTGATCCGTTGGATTGTGTTCCTTGGGGTCGTTGGGCTTGGGGCGGCGTGGTTTCTCAGCCGTCCCGACCATATCTCCGAGGCCGACATTGTGGGGCTGTCCGGCGATGCGCAGGCCGGTGAGGCCGTCTTCTGGGCGGCTGGCTGCGCCTCATGTCACAGCCGCGAGGACGCGCAAGCGGAGGAGCGGCTGGTCCTGGCCGGAGGTCAGGCCTTTCCCAGCGATTTCGGCACCTTCCGCGCGCCCAACATATCCTCCGATCCGACCCATGGCATCGGCGACTGGACCCTGGCGCAGTTTCTGACCGCGCTACAAAACGGCGTCAGCCCCGACGGCCAGCAGTACTACCCGGCCTTCCCCTACACCGCTTACAGATTGGCAGATCGCCAGGACCTCGCGGATCTCTTTGCTTTCATGCAAACGCTGCCCGCCTCCGATACACCATCCCTGCCCCATGATGTGGGCTTTCCCTTCAACATCCGCCGCACGGTCGGCCTCTGGAACCAGATGTTCCTGCACGATGATTTTGCGGTGACCTTCCCCCTGTCCGATGACGCGCCCCAGGGCCGTTATCTGGCGGAGGCCCTGGGCCATTGCGCCGAATGCCACACGCCGCGCAACGCCTTGGGGGCCTTGGATCGCAGCCGCTGGATGCACGGCGCCCCCAATCCATCCGGGCGCGGCACGATCCCGGCCCTGACACCGGATCAGCTGGGTTGGGCGCGACAGGAAATCGCCGCGTATCTCAACGACGGGTTCACACCCGAATTTGACACCGCCGGAGGACATATGCGCTCGGTCATCCAGAACCTCTCGCACCTGACAGAGGCTGACCGCCTAGCCATTGCCAGCTATTTACTGGCGTTGCCGCCGATGTCTGGTCGCCCCTAG
- a CDS encoding methyl-accepting chemotaxis protein, whose protein sequence is MAVPAPSDPSAQSAEKPFVERRRASREGLKKLNSLAEQTGQSIVNLSGNLQQIDADASAQLTIVEGLADQAQSLTQTTHVMTDGLGEVTRANANAMETVDGSVETLKRSAECSKDVATWVGDLDGALGAVESTLAEVNRANLKISEIAKQVNILAVNARIEAARAGDAGRGFAVVAEAINLLSKQTSDAASDVRTSTQTLQVSIGDLRKDANGMSDSANEVLEGSAHVDKALVQINEDVRAAVQGAEGLTDTVQNVADAVEHFAPAFETLTRALKATAAGVRSANTRAEEIVDISENAVQVSVELGADNADAALIELVQDRATMIGDLFDKAIASGKISTQALFDSTYSPIPNTVPQQVMARFTRFTDSVLPAVQEPVLTLDPRIVFCAAVDKNGYLPTHNRKFSAPQSSDEVWNAAHCRNRRIFDDRVGLKSGQNTAPFLMQTYRRDMGGGQFVLMKDISAPIMVQGRHWGGFRMGVAQK, encoded by the coding sequence ATGGCTGTTCCTGCCCCCAGCGATCCCTCTGCGCAGTCCGCTGAAAAACCCTTCGTCGAACGGCGTCGTGCGTCACGGGAGGGGTTGAAGAAACTCAACTCGCTGGCTGAACAGACGGGCCAAAGCATCGTCAATCTCTCCGGTAACCTGCAACAGATCGATGCCGACGCAAGCGCGCAATTGACGATTGTGGAAGGATTGGCAGACCAGGCGCAATCGCTCACGCAGACAACGCATGTCATGACGGATGGGTTGGGTGAGGTCACCCGTGCCAACGCCAATGCGATGGAAACGGTGGATGGCTCCGTTGAGACCCTGAAACGCTCGGCTGAATGCAGCAAGGACGTGGCCACTTGGGTGGGCGATCTGGACGGCGCGCTGGGAGCGGTTGAAAGCACCCTGGCAGAGGTCAATCGTGCCAACCTCAAGATCTCCGAGATCGCCAAGCAGGTGAATATTCTGGCGGTCAATGCCCGGATCGAGGCGGCCCGGGCGGGCGATGCCGGCCGCGGTTTCGCGGTGGTGGCAGAGGCGATCAATCTCCTCTCCAAGCAAACGTCCGATGCCGCCAGCGATGTCCGCACGTCGACCCAGACGCTCCAGGTCTCAATCGGTGATCTGCGCAAGGATGCAAACGGCATGAGCGACAGCGCCAATGAGGTGCTGGAGGGCTCCGCCCATGTCGACAAGGCTCTGGTTCAGATCAATGAGGACGTCCGTGCAGCGGTCCAGGGGGCGGAAGGTCTGACAGACACCGTGCAAAACGTGGCCGACGCGGTGGAGCACTTCGCGCCCGCATTTGAGACGCTGACCCGCGCGTTGAAAGCAACCGCAGCCGGGGTGCGCAGCGCGAATACGCGCGCCGAGGAAATCGTTGATATCTCTGAGAACGCGGTTCAGGTGTCGGTCGAACTGGGTGCCGATAACGCTGATGCAGCGCTGATCGAACTGGTCCAGGATCGCGCAACCATGATTGGCGACCTGTTTGATAAGGCCATCGCAAGCGGTAAAATCAGCACACAGGCGCTCTTCGACAGCACCTATTCTCCGATCCCGAACACGGTCCCCCAGCAGGTCATGGCCCGCTTCACGCGGTTCACCGACAGCGTTTTGCCGGCGGTTCAGGAACCGGTCTTGACCCTTGATCCGCGCATCGTTTTTTGCGCTGCGGTCGATAAAAACGGCTACCTGCCCACCCACAATAGGAAGTTCTCCGCGCCCCAAAGTTCAGATGAGGTCTGGAACGCCGCCCATTGCCGCAACAGGCGCATCTTCGATGATCGGGTCGGCCTCAAATCAGGACAAAACACCGCGCCATTCCTGATGCAGACCTATCGGCGCGACATGGGCGGGGGGCAGTTTGTTTTGATGAAGGATATCTCCGCCCCCATCATGGTCCAGGGCCGCCATTGGGGCGGCTTCAGAATGGGTGTGGCACAAAAATAG
- the hpt gene encoding hypoxanthine phosphoribosyltransferase, translated as MAQQGYTVEQMISAKSIAARIEELCREIEVDYADTSKLVVVGLLRGSFVFIADLVRELDLPVEVDFLEASSYGNEMESSREVRILKDLRGEIQGRDVLVVEDIVDTGHTLTHVVALLNQRKPNRLKTIALLNKKIRREVEIEADWVGFEIPDEFVVGYGIDYAQRNRNLPFIGKVTMPA; from the coding sequence ATGGCGCAGCAAGGCTACACGGTCGAGCAGATGATCTCGGCCAAATCCATCGCCGCGCGCATTGAAGAGCTGTGCCGAGAGATCGAGGTCGACTATGCCGACACCTCCAAACTGGTCGTGGTGGGGCTGTTGCGCGGGTCGTTCGTGTTCATCGCCGATCTGGTGCGGGAGCTGGACCTGCCGGTGGAGGTCGATTTTTTGGAAGCCTCCAGCTATGGCAATGAGATGGAAAGCTCCCGCGAGGTGCGCATTCTCAAGGATTTGCGGGGCGAGATACAGGGACGTGACGTGCTGGTCGTGGAGGACATCGTCGATACCGGCCACACGCTGACCCATGTCGTGGCCCTGCTCAATCAACGCAAGCCCAACCGGCTGAAAACAATTGCTCTTCTCAACAAGAAGATCCGCCGCGAGGTGGAGATCGAGGCCGATTGGGTCGGATTCGAGATTCCCGACGAATTCGTCGTGGGTTATGGCATCGACTACGCACAGCGGAACCGGAACCTGCCGTTCATTGGCAAGGTGACGATGCCAGCCTGA